In one Streptomyces sp. NBC_01288 genomic region, the following are encoded:
- a CDS encoding alkyl/aryl-sulfatase, whose translation MTPLNRRGFVAAAAGAAAAAVAMSPESAAALSQEQSPSSMDEINFSNKADFTAADKGFIAALNPGVVKNAAGDIVWDNDAYAFLKGNAPKTANASLWRMSQLTRKQGLFKVTDRIYQVRGLDLSNMTIVEGDTGVIVIDPLISAETAAAALKLYRDHVADREVTGLVYTHPHVDHYGGCRGVLPDGAGDVPIIAPEGFMEHAVSENVYAGTAMTRRSIYMYGAQLPKGPAAHVGCGLGQNISTGTIGLLEPTQYVSTTGQRLTVDGVVMEFQMTPGTEAPAEMNFLFPGLRAVCMAENATHTMHNIITLRGAQVRDAKEWAAYLTESIGRYGGQVDVAFASHHWPTWGNDEIVGLLEAQRDLYAYMHDQTLRMLNSGLTAREIAEDFQLPPALAEVWANRGYYGSISHNVKGIYQRYMGWFDANPAHLWEHPPVAEAKRYVKALGGPESALSKARAFVRDGDLRFAATLLNHCVFADPDEKKPKQLLAQVYERLAYATENAVWRNFYLTGAMELREGVKAPSSTSDSSDVKAALSVDQLIDAMSVRVDGPKAWDLDLAIDWCLPGQGTYWHLRLRHGVLTRTSGASPNPSAGLTLTMNKVQLLGLLAGKGLGAIQVSGDVTLLTTLFSVIVTPTADFAIVTP comes from the coding sequence ATGACACCCCTGAACAGACGAGGTTTCGTCGCGGCCGCCGCCGGTGCCGCCGCGGCAGCCGTAGCCATGAGCCCGGAATCCGCCGCAGCCCTGAGTCAGGAACAAAGTCCCTCAAGCATGGACGAAATCAACTTCTCCAACAAAGCCGACTTCACCGCCGCCGACAAGGGATTCATCGCCGCCCTGAATCCCGGCGTCGTCAAGAACGCAGCCGGAGACATCGTCTGGGACAACGACGCCTACGCCTTCCTCAAAGGCAACGCCCCGAAGACCGCCAACGCCAGTCTCTGGCGCATGTCTCAACTCACCCGGAAACAGGGGCTGTTCAAGGTCACCGACCGGATCTATCAGGTCCGCGGACTCGACCTCTCCAACATGACGATCGTCGAGGGCGACACCGGCGTCATAGTCATCGACCCGCTGATCTCCGCCGAAACCGCCGCCGCAGCGCTGAAGTTGTACCGGGACCACGTCGCCGACAGAGAAGTGACCGGCCTCGTCTACACGCACCCGCACGTCGACCACTACGGCGGCTGCCGAGGCGTCCTCCCGGACGGTGCCGGTGACGTGCCGATCATCGCGCCCGAGGGTTTCATGGAGCACGCGGTCTCCGAGAACGTATACGCGGGCACGGCGATGACCCGCCGGTCCATCTACATGTACGGCGCCCAACTCCCCAAGGGCCCTGCCGCGCACGTCGGTTGTGGGCTCGGGCAGAACATCTCCACGGGGACGATCGGGCTCCTCGAACCCACCCAGTACGTCTCGACCACCGGGCAACGCCTCACCGTCGACGGCGTCGTCATGGAGTTCCAGATGACGCCGGGGACGGAGGCGCCCGCCGAGATGAACTTCCTGTTCCCCGGTCTCCGTGCCGTGTGCATGGCCGAGAACGCCACGCACACGATGCACAACATCATCACGCTGCGCGGAGCCCAGGTCCGGGACGCGAAGGAGTGGGCGGCGTATCTGACGGAGTCGATCGGGCGCTACGGCGGTCAGGTCGACGTCGCGTTCGCGTCGCACCACTGGCCGACTTGGGGCAACGACGAGATCGTCGGGCTGCTCGAAGCGCAGCGGGACCTGTACGCGTACATGCACGACCAGACCCTGCGGATGCTCAACTCCGGTCTCACGGCCCGGGAGATCGCGGAGGATTTCCAACTGCCGCCCGCGCTCGCGGAGGTGTGGGCGAACCGGGGTTATTACGGGTCCATCAGCCATAACGTGAAGGGTATTTACCAGCGGTACATGGGGTGGTTCGACGCCAATCCGGCTCATCTCTGGGAGCATCCGCCGGTCGCTGAGGCGAAGCGGTATGTCAAAGCGTTGGGAGGTCCGGAATCCGCCCTGTCGAAAGCCCGGGCATTCGTCCGCGACGGAGATCTCCGGTTCGCCGCCACTCTCCTCAACCATTGTGTATTCGCCGACCCCGACGAGAAGAAACCCAAGCAACTCCTCGCCCAGGTCTACGAAAGGCTGGCGTACGCGACGGAGAACGCGGTCTGGCGGAACTTCTATCTCACGGGTGCGATGGAGTTGCGGGAGGGGGTGAAGGCGCCTTCGTCCACCTCCGACAGTTCGGACGTGAAAGCGGCTCTCTCCGTCGATCAGCTCATCGATGCCATGTCGGTGCGGGTCGACGGGCCGAAGGCGTGGGATCTCGATCTCGCCATCGACTGGTGTCTGCCGGGGCAGGGCACGTACTGGCATCTGCGGTTGAGGCACGGTGTGTTGACGCGTACGTCGGGTGCCTCGCCCAACCCCTCCGCCGGGCTGACGCTCACCATGAACAAGGTGCAGTTGCTGGGGCTGTTGGCCGGGAAGGGGTTGGGGGCGATTCAGGTGTCCGGGGACGTCACGTTGCTGACCACGTTGTTCTCGGTGATCGTGACTCCTACGGCGGACTTCGCGATTGTCACGCCATGA
- a CDS encoding ANTAR domain-containing response regulator gives MTAPESPQPVDAPDDDKSHVPPLTTRVVIAEDEALIRLDLKEMLEEEGYTVVGEAGDGEQAVELAREHKPDLVILDVKMPKLDGISAAEKIAEEGIAPVLMLTAFSQRDLVERARDAGAMAYLVKPFSKSDVVPAIEMAVSRFTELKQLEQEVADLTLRLETRKLVDRAKSILQTEYGLSEPAAFRWIQKTSMDRRMSMQQVAEAVIQDADEKKSSKG, from the coding sequence GTGACCGCCCCCGAGTCGCCCCAGCCCGTAGACGCGCCCGACGACGACAAGTCGCACGTGCCTCCGCTGACGACCCGTGTCGTCATCGCCGAGGACGAGGCCCTGATCCGGCTCGATCTCAAAGAGATGCTGGAGGAGGAGGGGTACACCGTCGTCGGTGAGGCCGGTGACGGTGAGCAGGCCGTCGAGCTGGCCCGTGAGCACAAGCCCGACCTGGTGATCCTCGACGTGAAGATGCCCAAGCTGGACGGTATCTCCGCCGCCGAGAAGATCGCCGAAGAGGGCATCGCGCCGGTGCTGATGCTCACCGCCTTCTCGCAGCGCGACCTCGTCGAGCGGGCGAGGGACGCCGGTGCGATGGCGTACCTGGTGAAGCCCTTCAGCAAGAGTGACGTCGTGCCGGCGATCGAGATGGCGGTGTCCCGCTTCACGGAGTTGAAGCAGTTGGAGCAGGAGGTCGCCGACCTCACGCTGCGTCTGGAGACCCGCAAGCTGGTCGACCGTGCGAAGTCGATCCTTCAGACCGAGTACGGGCTGTCCGAGCCGGCCGCGTTCCGGTGGATCCAGAAGACGTCGATGGACCGCCGGATGTCCATGCAGCAGGTCGCCGAGGCGGTCATCCAGGACGCCGACGAGAAGAAGTCCTCCAAGGGCTGA
- the pyk gene encoding pyruvate kinase, producing MRRAKIVCTLGPATDSYDQIKALVEAGMDVARFNLSHGTHAEHEERYQRVRKASEETGRSVGMLADLQGPKIRLGRFTEGPVLLERGDTFTITVEEGAEGDRQSCGTTYAGLATDVTPGERVLVDDGKVCLEVTAVDGPRVHTKVVEGGMVSDHKGLNLPGVAVSVPALSDKDEADLRWALRAGFDVIALSFVRSGKDIDEVHRIMDEEGHRLPVIAKVEKPQAVEAIDDIVAAFDGIMVARGDLGVEMPLEQVPIVQKRAVKLAKRNAKPVIVATQMLDSMIENSRPTRAEASDVANAVIDGTDAVMLSGETSVGKYPIATVTTMARIIEAAEEDILAKGLPPLTERNKPRTQGGAVARAAAEMGDFLGAKFLVAFTQSGDTVRRLSRYRSPIPVMAFTPDPATRAQLTLTWGVETILGPHVDSTDAMVDQVDELLLKYGRCQKGDIVVITAGSPPGVAGSTNLVRVHHVGEDDSPK from the coding sequence ATGCGCCGAGCAAAAATCGTCTGTACATTGGGCCCCGCCACCGACTCGTACGACCAGATCAAAGCCCTGGTCGAAGCCGGAATGGACGTAGCCCGCTTCAACCTCAGCCACGGCACCCACGCCGAACACGAGGAGCGCTACCAGCGCGTCCGAAAGGCCTCCGAGGAGACCGGCCGCAGCGTCGGAATGCTCGCCGACCTTCAAGGCCCGAAGATCCGACTCGGCCGCTTCACCGAAGGACCCGTACTCCTTGAACGCGGAGACACCTTCACCATCACCGTCGAAGAAGGCGCGGAGGGCGACCGCCAGTCCTGCGGAACGACCTACGCCGGCCTCGCCACCGACGTCACCCCCGGCGAACGCGTCCTCGTCGACGACGGCAAGGTCTGCCTCGAAGTCACCGCCGTCGACGGCCCCCGCGTCCACACCAAGGTCGTCGAAGGCGGCATGGTCTCCGACCACAAGGGCCTGAACCTCCCCGGAGTCGCCGTGTCCGTCCCGGCCCTCTCCGACAAGGACGAGGCCGACCTCCGCTGGGCCCTGCGCGCGGGCTTCGACGTCATCGCGTTGTCCTTCGTCCGCAGCGGCAAGGACATCGACGAGGTCCACCGCATCATGGACGAGGAGGGCCACCGCCTCCCCGTCATCGCCAAGGTCGAGAAACCCCAGGCGGTCGAGGCCATCGACGACATCGTCGCCGCCTTCGACGGCATCATGGTGGCCCGCGGCGACCTCGGCGTGGAGATGCCCCTCGAACAGGTCCCGATCGTCCAGAAGCGCGCCGTCAAACTGGCCAAGCGCAACGCCAAACCGGTCATCGTCGCCACCCAGATGCTCGACTCGATGATCGAGAACTCCCGCCCCACGCGCGCGGAGGCCTCGGACGTCGCCAACGCGGTCATCGACGGCACGGACGCGGTGATGCTGTCCGGCGAGACCAGCGTCGGCAAGTACCCCATCGCGACCGTCACCACCATGGCCCGCATCATCGAGGCCGCCGAGGAGGACATCCTCGCCAAGGGCCTGCCCCCACTGACCGAACGCAACAAGCCCCGCACCCAGGGCGGCGCGGTGGCCCGAGCCGCCGCCGAGATGGGCGACTTCCTCGGCGCGAAGTTCCTCGTCGCCTTCACCCAGTCCGGCGACACGGTCCGCCGCCTCTCCCGCTACCGCTCGCCGATCCCGGTCATGGCCTTCACCCCGGACCCGGCCACCCGCGCCCAACTCACCCTCACCTGGGGCGTGGAGACCATCCTCGGCCCCCACGTCGACTCCACCGACGCGATGGTCGACCAGGTCGACGAACTCCTCCTCAAGTACGGCCGCTGCCAGAAGGGCGACATCGTCGTCATCACGGCGGGCTCACCCCCCGGAGTGGCCGGCTCGACGAACCTCGTCCGCGTCCACCACGTCGGCGAGGACGACAGCCCCAAGTAG
- a CDS encoding branched-chain amino acid ABC transporter permease, whose amino-acid sequence MTETTKTPATPPADDATPAPAHKGLIPMPAAAARGLTLGGGIATVVSAFLAWTWTSDFPGDLTVYGYPGGLQWLTVVGGLLVALFSLAGYGIRGLGWLTPVGATGPTLLTALGAFATTWYTVIAIAVQLGGFVNLEPGAFIAAVASLATVIGAFGLPAGEGATQRAKEASGSYLAIHGRSRWRLVLAGVKFLNAYIGKPATIPAAAPTAPWIQRLVITIVAALALTVFAYGIDAEDQLFVGFLIVVVFTTWALHSAGLFDRFSHLTAANRSFALAMGFVAAIGFPFTQTNDHYANLGVNILIFGTVALGLNIVVGLAGLLDLGYVAFLGVGAYTAALVSGSEFSKFSGVQFPFWAAALTGAAASLIFGVLIGAPTLRLRGDYLAIVTLGFGEIFRISVNNMDGVSGPDITNGPNGIPSIPDLSFFGFNFGQNHDIAGFTIGRFANYYLLMVLISALVVTIYRRASDSRIGRSWIAIREDETAATAMGINGFRVKLIAFALGATLAGLAGTVSAHVTYSVVPNPYQFAGAAPPNSAFLLAAVVLGGMGTVSGPFLGAALLYLLPEKLVALQDKSLLAFGIALILLMRFRPEGIIPNRRRQLEFHETGQLDVPDTTTLTDEPAITKAGA is encoded by the coding sequence ATGACCGAGACGACCAAGACCCCGGCCACCCCGCCCGCCGACGACGCCACCCCCGCGCCCGCGCACAAGGGCCTCATCCCGATGCCCGCCGCAGCGGCCCGCGGCCTCACCCTCGGCGGCGGCATCGCCACCGTCGTCTCCGCGTTCCTCGCCTGGACGTGGACCTCGGACTTCCCCGGCGACCTCACGGTCTACGGCTACCCCGGCGGCCTCCAATGGCTCACCGTCGTGGGCGGCCTCCTCGTGGCCCTCTTCTCCCTCGCCGGATACGGCATCCGCGGCCTCGGCTGGCTCACCCCCGTCGGCGCCACCGGACCCACCCTCCTCACCGCACTCGGCGCCTTCGCCACCACCTGGTACACGGTCATCGCGATCGCCGTACAGCTCGGCGGATTCGTCAACCTCGAACCCGGCGCGTTCATCGCCGCGGTCGCCTCCCTCGCCACGGTCATCGGCGCCTTCGGCCTGCCCGCCGGCGAAGGCGCGACCCAGAGGGCGAAGGAAGCGTCCGGCTCCTACCTCGCCATCCACGGCCGCTCCCGGTGGCGGCTCGTCCTCGCAGGCGTCAAGTTCCTCAACGCCTACATCGGCAAGCCCGCCACCATCCCCGCCGCCGCGCCGACCGCCCCCTGGATCCAGCGACTCGTCATCACGATCGTCGCCGCCCTCGCCCTCACCGTCTTCGCCTACGGCATCGACGCCGAGGACCAACTCTTCGTCGGCTTCCTCATCGTGGTCGTCTTCACCACCTGGGCCCTGCACAGCGCCGGCCTCTTCGACCGCTTCAGCCACCTCACGGCCGCCAACCGCAGCTTCGCCCTCGCCATGGGCTTCGTCGCCGCGATCGGCTTCCCCTTCACCCAGACCAATGACCACTACGCCAACCTCGGCGTCAACATCCTGATCTTCGGCACCGTCGCCCTCGGCCTCAACATCGTCGTCGGCCTCGCCGGACTCCTCGACCTCGGCTACGTCGCCTTCCTCGGCGTCGGCGCCTACACCGCCGCCCTGGTCTCCGGCTCCGAGTTCTCCAAGTTCTCCGGCGTCCAGTTCCCCTTCTGGGCCGCCGCCCTCACCGGCGCAGCCGCCAGCCTGATCTTCGGCGTCCTCATCGGCGCCCCCACCCTGCGGCTGCGCGGCGACTACCTCGCCATCGTGACCCTCGGCTTCGGAGAGATCTTCCGTATCTCCGTCAACAACATGGACGGCGTCTCCGGCCCCGACATCACCAACGGCCCCAACGGCATCCCGTCCATCCCCGACCTGTCGTTCTTCGGCTTCAACTTCGGCCAGAACCACGACATCGCCGGATTCACCATCGGCCGGTTCGCCAACTACTACCTGCTCATGGTCCTCATCAGCGCCCTCGTCGTCACGATCTACCGCCGCGCCTCGGACTCCCGCATCGGCCGGTCCTGGATCGCCATCCGCGAGGACGAGACCGCCGCCACCGCCATGGGCATCAACGGCTTCCGCGTCAAGCTCATCGCCTTCGCCCTCGGCGCCACCCTCGCCGGCCTCGCCGGCACGGTCAGCGCCCACGTCACCTACAGCGTGGTGCCGAACCCGTACCAGTTCGCCGGAGCGGCCCCGCCCAACTCCGCGTTCCTGCTGGCCGCCGTCGTCCTCGGCGGCATGGGCACCGTCTCCGGACCCTTCCTCGGCGCCGCCCTGCTCTACCTGCTCCCGGAGAAGCTCGTCGCCCTCCAGGACAAGTCGCTCCTCGCCTTCGGCATCGCGCTCATCCTCCTGATGCGCTTCCGCCCCGAAGGAATCATCCCCAACCGCCGACGCCAGCTCGAATTCCACGAGACCGGCCAACTCGACGTACCGGACACCACGACCCTGACCGACGAACCGGCCATCACCAAGGCAGGGGCGTAG
- a CDS encoding ABC transporter ATP-binding protein, which translates to MTALLEVEDLRVSYGKIEAVKGISFSVEAGQVVTLIGTNGAGKTTTLRTLSGLLQPSGGKITFDGKPLNSVPAHKIVALGLAHSPEGRHIFPRLTIAENLQLGAFLRKDKEGIEKDIQRAYDLFPILGERQKQAAGTLSGGEQQMLAMGRALMSQPKLLMLDEPSMGLSPIMMQKILATIVELKASGTTILLVEQNAQAALSLADQGHVMEVGNIVLSGTGEDLLHDESVRKAYLGED; encoded by the coding sequence GTGACCGCACTGCTAGAGGTCGAGGACCTCAGGGTCTCCTACGGCAAGATCGAAGCCGTCAAGGGCATCTCCTTCAGCGTCGAAGCCGGCCAGGTCGTCACCCTCATCGGCACCAACGGCGCCGGCAAGACCACGACCCTGCGCACCCTCTCGGGCCTGCTCCAGCCCTCGGGCGGCAAGATCACCTTCGACGGCAAACCGCTCAACAGCGTCCCCGCCCACAAGATCGTCGCCCTCGGCCTGGCCCACTCCCCCGAAGGCCGGCACATCTTCCCCCGCCTCACCATCGCGGAGAACCTCCAGCTCGGCGCCTTCCTCCGCAAGGACAAAGAAGGCATCGAGAAGGACATCCAGCGCGCCTACGACCTCTTCCCCATCCTCGGAGAACGTCAGAAGCAGGCAGCCGGCACGCTGTCCGGCGGCGAGCAGCAGATGCTGGCGATGGGCCGCGCGCTCATGTCCCAGCCGAAGCTCCTCATGCTGGACGAACCGTCCATGGGCCTCTCGCCCATCATGATGCAGAAGATCCTGGCGACGATCGTCGAGCTCAAGGCATCGGGCACGACGATCCTCCTGGTCGAGCAGAACGCCCAAGCAGCGTTGTCCTTGGCCGACCAGGGCCACGTCATGGAGGTCGGCAACATCGTCCTCTCCGGCACGGGCGAGGACCTCCTGCACGACGAGTCGGTACGGAAGGCGTACCTCGGCGAAGACTGA
- a CDS encoding SIMPL domain-containing protein, with translation MTTPTDEPQTPVPYGTPDAPRIAVRGEARLEVDPEIARIGITVAARGTDRRTALDDLTRRNATVLDLVKSYGEAVERLETGGFSITPELTKHGRGERVHRYHGRVNITAELVDFTALGELTTRLADLDLTRVDGPWWALRPDSPVHRQARQQAVREAVQRAREYAEALGTTLAALVELADIGAENAQTYGAPQGRMRSMSFAGGGGEDTAAAPLDLEPQRQHVYAQVNARFTMAPPRL, from the coding sequence ATGACCACGCCCACAGACGAACCCCAAACCCCCGTCCCCTACGGCACCCCCGACGCCCCCCGCATCGCCGTCCGCGGCGAGGCCCGCCTCGAAGTCGACCCCGAGATCGCCCGCATCGGCATCACCGTCGCCGCCCGCGGCACCGACCGCCGCACCGCCCTCGACGACCTCACCCGCCGCAACGCCACCGTCCTCGACCTGGTCAAGAGCTACGGCGAAGCGGTCGAACGCCTGGAGACCGGCGGCTTCTCCATCACCCCGGAACTCACCAAACACGGTCGCGGCGAACGCGTCCACCGCTACCACGGCAGAGTCAACATCACCGCCGAACTCGTCGACTTCACCGCCCTCGGCGAACTCACCACCCGCCTCGCCGACCTCGACCTCACCCGCGTCGACGGCCCCTGGTGGGCCCTGCGCCCCGACTCGCCCGTCCACCGCCAGGCCCGCCAGCAAGCCGTACGCGAAGCCGTCCAACGCGCCCGCGAATACGCCGAAGCACTGGGTACGACGCTGGCCGCACTCGTGGAACTGGCCGACATCGGTGCCGAGAACGCCCAGACCTACGGCGCCCCCCAGGGCCGTATGCGCTCCATGTCCTTCGCCGGCGGCGGAGGCGAGGACACGGCCGCCGCACCCCTCGACCTCGAACCCCAACGGCAACACGTCTACGCCCAGGTCAACGCGCGCTTCACGATGGCACCCCCGCGCCTGTAA
- a CDS encoding helix-turn-helix domain-containing protein yields MNFHGTEVRHKALILLRNGAKNADVARQLAVPLGTVGYWKHLDRAKRGECPGKHDPKCPRCDDRDLDHAAYSYLLGLYLGDGHISQLSEHRVPSLMITCDESWPGLMDKCEEAMRTVFPDNSVCRVRKVGCRNVKVYSKHLHCLFPQHGPGRKHERRIALEPWQQDVVDAHPWEFVRGLIHSDGCRITNWTTRMVAGERKRYEYPRYFFTNKSDDIRKLFTDTLDKVGVGWTTLARGSDPFNISVARKASVALMDTHVGPKH; encoded by the coding sequence ATGAACTTTCACGGCACTGAGGTTCGACACAAGGCACTCATTCTGCTGCGAAACGGCGCGAAGAACGCGGACGTAGCACGACAGCTCGCCGTCCCGCTCGGCACAGTCGGCTACTGGAAGCACCTGGACCGCGCGAAACGCGGCGAGTGCCCGGGAAAGCACGACCCGAAGTGCCCGCGCTGCGACGACCGAGACCTCGATCACGCGGCGTACAGCTACCTGCTGGGCCTCTACCTCGGCGACGGCCATATCAGCCAACTCTCGGAGCACCGTGTGCCCAGCCTCATGATCACGTGCGACGAGTCATGGCCCGGGCTCATGGACAAGTGCGAAGAAGCCATGCGCACCGTCTTCCCCGACAACTCCGTCTGCCGAGTCCGCAAGGTCGGCTGCCGCAACGTGAAGGTCTACTCGAAGCACCTGCACTGCCTCTTCCCCCAACACGGCCCCGGCAGGAAGCACGAGCGCCGCATAGCCCTCGAACCCTGGCAGCAGGACGTCGTCGACGCCCACCCCTGGGAGTTCGTCAGAGGCCTCATCCACTCCGACGGCTGCCGCATCACCAACTGGACGACCCGCATGGTCGCCGGTGAGCGCAAGCGGTACGAATACCCCCGGTACTTCTTCACCAACAAGTCCGACGACATCCGGAAGCTCTTCACCGACACCCTCGACAAGGTCGGCGTCGGATGGACCACGCTGGCCCGCGGCAGCGACCCGTTCAACATCTCCGTCGCCCGCAAAGCCTCAGTCGCCCTCATGGACACCCACGTAGGCCCCAAACACTGA
- a CDS encoding ABC transporter ATP-binding protein, whose amino-acid sequence MTTPVLEARDVTMRFGGLTAVRSVDFTVNAGEIVGLIGPNGAGKTTFFNCLTGLYVPTEGTVSYKGTVLPPKPHLVTKAGIARTFQNIRLFANMTVLENVLVGRHTRTKEGLWSALLRGPGFKKAEKASEERAMELLEFIGLAHKRDHLARNLPYGEQRKLEIARALASEPGLLLLDEPTAGMNPQETRATEELVFAIRDKGIAVLVIEHDMRFIFNLCDRVAVLVQGEKLVEGTSDVVQADERVVAAYLGEPFEGAPEETPAETPAAAATAEPEAESTTSTKGEAQ is encoded by the coding sequence ATGACGACACCTGTACTCGAAGCCCGTGACGTCACCATGCGCTTCGGCGGCCTCACCGCCGTCCGTTCCGTCGACTTCACCGTCAACGCCGGCGAGATCGTAGGCCTCATCGGCCCCAACGGCGCCGGCAAGACCACCTTCTTCAACTGCCTCACCGGCCTCTACGTCCCCACCGAGGGCACGGTCTCCTACAAGGGCACGGTCCTCCCGCCGAAGCCCCACCTGGTCACCAAGGCCGGCATCGCCCGCACCTTCCAGAACATCCGTCTGTTCGCGAACATGACGGTCCTGGAAAACGTCCTCGTAGGCCGCCACACCCGCACCAAGGAAGGCCTCTGGTCGGCCCTCCTGCGCGGCCCCGGCTTCAAGAAGGCCGAAAAGGCGAGCGAGGAACGCGCCATGGAACTCCTGGAGTTCATCGGCCTCGCCCACAAGCGGGACCACCTGGCGAGGAACCTCCCCTACGGCGAGCAGCGCAAGCTGGAGATCGCACGCGCCCTGGCCTCCGAGCCGGGCCTGCTCCTCCTGGACGAGCCGACCGCCGGCATGAACCCCCAAGAGACGCGGGCGACCGAGGAGTTGGTCTTCGCCATCCGCGACAAGGGCATCGCCGTCCTCGTCATCGAGCACGACATGCGCTTCATCTTCAACCTCTGCGACCGCGTCGCCGTCCTCGTCCAGGGCGAAAAACTCGTCGAAGGCACCTCCGACGTAGTCCAGGCCGACGAACGCGTCGTGGCCGCCTACCTCGGCGAACCCTTCGAAGGCGCCCCCGAGGAAACCCCGGCGGAGACTCCGGCAGCGGCGGCAACGGCGGAACCAGAAGCGGAGAGCACCACCAGCACCAAGGGAGAAGCCCAGTGA
- a CDS encoding bifunctional metallophosphatase/5'-nucleotidase: MPLNRRKFLKKSAVTGAGVALAGAAAAPAAQAAEKKKPGRHPKRYSLTVMGTTDLHGHVFNWDYFKDAEYADAKGNAMGLARVSTLVNQIRQEKGRRNTLLLDAGDTIQGTPLTYYFAKVDPITAKGGPVHPMAQAMNAIGYDAAALGNHEFNYGIETLRKFEDQCRFPLLGANALDAKTLKPAFPPYFIKTFQVPGAPPVKVAVLGLTNPGIAIWDKAYVQGKLTFPGLEEQAAKWVPKLRSMGADVVVVSAHSGSSGTSSYGDQLPYVENSAALVAQQVPGIDAILVGHAHVEIPELKVTNTATGKTVVLSEPLCYAERLSVFDVELVFEKGRWTVESVAASLRDAKTVADDPKITGLLKDEHALVVEYVNQVVGTATATLTTVDARYKDAPIIDLITKVQEDVVKAALVGTAYASLPVIAQASPFSRTSEIPAGNVTIRDLSGLYVYDNTLVAKLLTGAQVRAYLEYSAEYFVQTAADAVIDTEKLTNANGRPDYNYDYVSGFSYDIDVAQAAGSRIKNLTYNGAALDDTQQFVLAVNNYRANGGGAFPHVASATEVWSESTEIRTRIAEWATAKGVLDPADFASVDWKLTRNGTPVF, from the coding sequence ATGCCCTTGAACCGCCGGAAGTTCCTGAAGAAGTCCGCCGTGACGGGCGCGGGGGTGGCGCTGGCCGGTGCGGCGGCGGCTCCGGCGGCGCAGGCCGCGGAGAAGAAGAAGCCGGGTCGGCACCCGAAGCGGTACTCGCTGACCGTCATGGGCACGACGGATCTGCACGGGCATGTCTTCAACTGGGACTACTTCAAGGACGCGGAGTACGCGGACGCCAAGGGCAACGCGATGGGTCTGGCGCGGGTCTCGACCCTGGTGAACCAGATCCGCCAGGAGAAGGGGCGGCGGAACACGCTGCTGCTGGACGCCGGCGACACGATCCAGGGCACCCCGCTGACGTACTACTTCGCGAAGGTGGACCCGATCACCGCCAAGGGCGGGCCGGTGCATCCGATGGCGCAGGCGATGAACGCGATCGGGTACGACGCTGCGGCGCTGGGCAACCACGAGTTCAACTACGGCATCGAGACGCTGCGGAAGTTCGAGGACCAGTGCCGATTCCCGCTGCTCGGGGCGAACGCGCTGGACGCGAAGACGCTGAAGCCCGCGTTCCCGCCGTACTTCATCAAGACGTTCCAGGTGCCGGGCGCTCCGCCGGTGAAGGTGGCGGTGCTCGGGCTGACGAACCCGGGTATCGCGATCTGGGACAAGGCGTATGTGCAGGGAAAGTTGACGTTCCCGGGGCTGGAGGAGCAGGCGGCTAAGTGGGTGCCGAAGCTGCGGTCGATGGGGGCGGACGTCGTCGTCGTGTCGGCGCACTCGGGGTCGTCGGGGACGTCGTCGTACGGTGACCAGCTGCCGTACGTGGAGAACTCGGCGGCGCTCGTCGCGCAGCAGGTGCCGGGGATCGACGCGATTCTCGTGGGCCACGCGCATGTGGAGATCCCGGAGTTGAAGGTCACCAACACGGCGACGGGCAAGACGGTCGTGCTGTCCGAACCGCTGTGCTACGCCGAGCGGTTGAGCGTGTTCGACGTCGAGTTGGTCTTCGAGAAGGGGCGTTGGACCGTCGAGTCGGTGGCGGCGTCGCTGCGGGACGCCAAGACCGTCGCGGACGACCCGAAGATCACGGGGTTGCTGAAGGACGAGCACGCGCTGGTCGTGGAGTACGTCAACCAGGTCGTCGGTACGGCGACGGCGACGCTGACGACGGTCGACGCGCGGTACAAGGACGCGCCGATCATCGACCTGATCACCAAGGTCCAGGAGGACGTGGTGAAGGCGGCGTTGGTGGGGACGGCGTACGCGTCGCTGCCGGTGATCGCGCAGGCGTCGCCGTTCTCGCGGACGTCGGAGATCCCGGCGGGCAACGTGACGATCCGGGATCTGTCGGGTCTGTACGTGTACGACAACACGCTGGTCGCGAAGTTGCTGACGGGTGCTCAGGTGCGGGCGTACCTGGAGTACTCGGCGGAGTACTTCGTACAGACGGCGGCTGACGCGGTGATCGACACGGAGAAGCTGACGAACGCGAACGGCCGCCCGGACTACAACTACGACTACGTGTCCGGGTTCTCGTACGACATCGACGTCGCGCAGGCGGCCGGTTCGCGGATCAAGAACCTCACCTACAACGGTGCGGCGCTGGACGACACGCAGCAGTTCGTGCTGGCGGTGAACAACTACCGGGCGAACGGCGGCGGTGCGTTCCCGCATGTGGCGTCGGCGACCGAGGTGTGGTCGGAGTCGACGGAGATCCGGACGCGGATCGCGGAGTGGGCGACCGCGAAGGGTGTGCTGGATCCGGCCGACTTCGCCTCGGTGGACTGGAAGTTGACGCGGAACGGAACGCCGGTTTTCTAG